One segment of Macaca fascicularis isolate 582-1 chromosome 4, T2T-MFA8v1.1 DNA contains the following:
- the PBOV1 gene encoding LOW QUALITY PROTEIN: prostate and breast cancer overexpressed gene 1 protein (The sequence of the model RefSeq protein was modified relative to this genomic sequence to represent the inferred CDS: inserted 1 base in 1 codon; deleted 1 base in 1 codon; substituted 1 base at 1 genomic stop codon) has protein sequence MRTFLRNQKYEDMHNIIHILQIRKLRHRXNFPRLPGILAPEAALLPSCYKIFXKKEKVKRSQKATEFIDYSIEQSHHAILTLLQTHLTMKGSSMKGSSLSSESIFLTLTLQLTQTLGLECCLLYLSKTIHPQTI, from the exons ATGCGGACCTTCTTAAGGAATCAGAAATATGAGGATATGCAcaatattattcacattttacagatcagaaaattgaggcaca taAACTTTCCAAGGCTACCAGGCATTCTAGCTCCAGAAGCTGCACTCTTACCATCCTGCTAcaagatattttgaaaaaaagaaaaagtgaaaagaagtCAAAAGGCAACAGAGTTCATTGATTATTCCATTGAACAGTCACACCATGCCATTCTCACACTCTTGCAGACACATTTGACCATGAAAGGTTCCTCAATGAAAGGTTCCTCATTATCTTCAGAATCCATATTTCTCACATTGACCTTGCAGTTAACTCAAACC CTAGGTCTGGAATGCTGTCTTCTCTACCTATCAAAAACTATACATCCACAAACCATATAA